The window GAACCCCGTCTCCTGTGGCCAGACGGCGAGGGCATGGCGGAGGCGGAGCGCGGGCAGCGCGGCGCAGCCCATCAGCGCCTGCGAGCCGACGGACCCGGTGGTGTAGAGCTTGAGCGCCGATTGCGCCGAGCGGACCGCGCCTTCGACGCGGCGATGATCGGGGATGCCGTGGTCCCGCCGGGTGGTGCCGCGTTCCGGCAGGTCGGGATGGTCGCGCCCGCCGGGCCGCCCCCAGAGCGGGCCGATGCCCGGAAAGGCCCGGTTGATCGCCTCGGCCACCTCGAAGCGGTTGTTGGCGTTCTCGGGGCCGTCCGTGATGCGCGTGGCAAGCCAGTCCCAAACGGAAAGGGCACGGGCCTCGCCCGTCAGACCGGCGGCGAAGCCCGGCGGCCAGCCCATCGCGAAATCGAAGCCCAGAAGCGTGCGCCGCCCTTCGGCGAGCACCTCGTCGATCCAACCCAGCGCCGCCGCGCGGGTCGGGAAATAGCACACCTCCTGCACGCCCTCGCGGTCGGCGCAGACCCAGATCGCGTCCTTCTTCGGACGGGAGCCGGTGGGGCTGGCGGCGGCGGACCAGTCGGCGACGATGATCGTCTCGAACCTCACGGCGCATGCTCCAGCGCGAAATCCGCGATGGCCGCCACGTCGTCGAGCGCCAGATGCGGGGCCGCCGCGTCGCAGGGGCCGGGGGTCGCGACGGCGGCGATGGTCGGATCGCCGGCAGCGAGCGGCGGGAGGCCCGTCTCGGGGCGCCAGACCTCGATGCGGAAGTGATCGCCCCGCTTCCAGCCCTCGGCCAAGGCGATGTCGCAGGGCGCCAGCCGCGTCAGCAGGGACGCGAGGTCGCGCGGCCCTGCCTCCTCGAAGGTGGTGATCCGCGCGTCCGAGTCCAGCACGACCTGCCGCGCGCCCGCGACGCGGTGCCGGTGGCTGTCGGTGCCGGGCGTGTCGAGATCGAGCGCGTGATGCGTCCGCTTCAGCGTCGAGACCACGAGGCCCCGGCGCACGAACTCGGCCACCAGCCGCTCGGTCAGGGTCGTCTTGCCCGCGTTCTTGTGCCCGACGATCCCGATCAGCCGCATGCCATCGCCTCGGCCCGGGCCAGGTCGTCCGGCGTGTTGACGTTGAAGAACGGGTCCCAGGGGGCGGTCGGGAAAATCGCGGTCCCTGCGTCGTGACGGTCGGTCCAGGCGAGAACCTTGCGGGTGCCGCCCGCCAACGCGGCGCGCAGGTCGTCACGGAGCGCCACGGGCCAGAGGCCGAAGGTCGGCTGGTGCAAGACGCGGTCCCCCTCCTGCGTGGCGGCGAGCGCCAGGCCAGACCGCCCGGCGGCGTCGAGAAGGCGGGGCACGAGATCGGGCGGCAGGAAGGGCGTGTCGGCGGCGGCGGTCACGATATGCGGGACGCCCGTCCCCGCGGCCCAGTCCAGCCCGGCGAGCACGCCCGCCAGCGGGCCGGGATGGTCGGGTGCGGTATCGGCCAGCACCGGCAGGTCCAGATCGGCCCAACGCGCGGCGTCGCCATTGGCGTTGAGCGCCAGCTGGTCGACCTGAGGCCCGAGCCGCGCGATCACATGCGCGATCAGCGAGCGGCCCGCGACCTCGAGCCGGCCTTTGTCGCCGCCGCCCATCCGGGTCGCGCGCCCGCCCGCGAGGATGACGCCGTGGGGCTGGATCAGACGTCCCATTCGACCCGATCCTCGCCCGAAAGGCAGACGAAGCGCTCGCCCTTCATTCGCCCGACCACCGTCAGGCCGACCTGCCGTGCGATCTCGACGCCCCAAGCCGTGAAGCCCGAACGGGACACCAGCGACGGAATCCCCATCAGCGCGCATTTGATGACCATCTCGGAGGTGAGGCGGCCCGTCGTATAGAGCGTCTTGTCGGCCGGATCGGTGCGCGTCGCGCGCATCCAGCCCGCCAGCTTGTCGACCGCGTTGTGGCGGCCGACATCCTCGAAATAGGCGATGGGATCTGGCCCGCGGCAGAGGC is drawn from uncultured Jannaschia sp. and contains these coding sequences:
- the mobB gene encoding molybdopterin-guanine dinucleotide biosynthesis protein B; the protein is MRLIGIVGHKNAGKTTLTERLVAEFVRRGLVVSTLKRTHHALDLDTPGTDSHRHRVAGARQVVLDSDARITTFEEAGPRDLASLLTRLAPCDIALAEGWKRGDHFRIEVWRPETGLPPLAAGDPTIAAVATPGPCDAAAPHLALDDVAAIADFALEHAP
- the mobA gene encoding molybdenum cofactor guanylyltransferase MobA, whose amino-acid sequence is MIQPHGVILAGGRATRMGGGDKGRLEVAGRSLIAHVIARLGPQVDQLALNANGDAARWADLDLPVLADTAPDHPGPLAGVLAGLDWAAGTGVPHIVTAAADTPFLPPDLVPRLLDAAGRSGLALAATQEGDRVLHQPTFGLWPVALRDDLRAALAGGTRKVLAWTDRHDAGTAIFPTAPWDPFFNVNTPDDLARAEAMACG